The genomic stretch CCGCCGATGTCGGTGCCCAGGTGCAAGGGGCCGTAGCCCGCGGCCGCGGCGGCCGCGGAACCGGAGCTGGAGCCGCCCGGGTTCTTGCTCAGGTCCCAGGGGTTGCGGGTCAGCGGGTGAAAGCTGGACAGGCCGGACGACAGCATGCCGTAGTCGGGCATCGTGGTCTTGCCGAGCAACACCACGCCGGCCTCGCGCAAGCGGGCTGCCGGCGGCGCGTCCTGCGCCGCGGGCACCAGCTCGGTGGCGGCGGTGCCGAGCGGCACCGGCACACCGCGTGTGGCGATGTTCTCTTTCAGCATCGTCGGCACACCGTCGAGTGCACCGACCGGCTCGCCGCGCATCCAGCGCTGTTCCGATTGCCGCGCTGCCGCGAGGGCGGCCTCGGGGTCGAGCGCGTAGCAGGCCTGCAGCCGCGGCTCCCAGGCTTCGATGTGCGCCAGCACGGCCTGCGTCACCTCCACCGGTGAGACCACACGCTGCTGGTACAGCGCCAACAGCTCGCAGGCGCTCAAGTTGTGCAGTTCGTTCATGCTCGACCTTTCCACCCTGACACCGTCCGTGGCCGACGCACCGGGCCTCATTGCCACGACACCGACGCCATGTCGTTGACGAAGATCGGCGAGCTGGCCCACAAGCCTTTGAGGCGCTTCTGGCTGACGACGATCTGCGGCAGCTCGAACATGAACAGGTTGGCGGCGTCTTCGGCCAGAAACCGTTGGGCGTCGCCGATCAGTTGCAGGCGCTGCTTGGGGTTGATGCTGGCGTTGTACTGCTCCATCAACTTCCGGAAGCCCGGCGAGTCATAGCCGAAGTAGTACTGCGGGTTGGTGTAGATCATGATGTCGAGCGGCTCGACGTGGCTGATGATGGTCAGGTCGAAGTTGCCCTTGAAGGCCCCCGACAGCCATTGCGCCCATTCGACGTTCTCGATCTTGGCGTGGATGCCGACCTTGGCCAACTGCGCGGCCACCACCTCACCGCTGCGCCTGGCGTACTGGGGCGGCGGCAAGGTCAGCGTCACGTTGAGCGGCGTGCTCACGCCGGCTTCCTTCAGCAGGGCCCGGGCCTTCTCCGGGTTGTGCGGGTAGACGCCGGTCAGGTCCAGATAGCCGAGGTCGCTCGGCACCATGTGGCTGCCGATGGGCCGGCCATAGCCGTTCATCGCACCTTCGATGATGGCCTTGCGGTCGATCGCGTGCGACATCGCACGGCGCACGCGCACGTCGTTGAACGGCTTGCGGCGGTGGTTGATGCTGACGATGGTCTTGCCGTTGGAGCCGCCCACCGTGACGTTGAAGCGCGGGTCGCGCCGGAACTGCTCGACGCTCTCGAAGGCCTGAAAGCGCGGGATGGCGTCGACGTCGCCGGCCATCAGCGCCGCCACCTGGGCCGCGCCGTCGTTGATGAAGCGGAACTGCACCTTCTTCAGCTTGACGCTCTGCGGCGCGCGAAAGCCGCTCCAGGCGCTGAGCATCACGGCCGAGCCTTTGGCCCAGCTGTCGAACTTGAAGGGACCGGTGCCGATCGGGCGGGTCGCGGTGGTCGGCGCGCTCTTGGGGTCGAGGATCACCGCAGTGTTCTCGCCGAGCCGGAACAGCATCGTGCCGTCGGGCTGGTTCAAGGTCAGGATCACCGTGTGCGGGTCGGGCGTGTCGACGCGCGCGATGTTGTCGAACACCGCCTTCTTGGCCTTGTTGGTGCTGCCCTCGGCCTTGGCGCGCTCGAAGCTGAACTTCACGTCCGAGGCGTCGAAGGCCTCGCCGTCGTGGAACTTGACGCCCCGGCGCAGCTTGAAGGTGTAGCTCTTGCCGTCGGGCTCGACGTGCCAGCTCTCGGCCAGCAGCGGTGTGACGCTGCCGTCGGGCTGGATCTTGGTCAAGCCCTCCAGCACGTTGTAGTGGACGACCTCGCCGATCGCGGCGGCGGCGCCGGTGGTCGGGTCGAGCCCGGGCGGCTCGAGCGTGATGGCGAGCACCGCCGAGGTCTTGCCCGGCTGC from Caldimonas brevitalea encodes the following:
- a CDS encoding ABC transporter substrate-binding protein, which produces MTVCQQSRVWCVALAVLAACGGAGAQPGKTSAVLAITLEPPGLDPTTGAAAAIGEVVHYNVLEGLTKIQPDGSVTPLLAESWHVEPDGKSYTFKLRRGVKFHDGEAFDASDVKFSFERAKAEGSTNKAKKAVFDNIARVDTPDPHTVILTLNQPDGTMLFRLGENTAVILDPKSAPTTATRPIGTGPFKFDSWAKGSAVMLSAWSGFRAPQSVKLKKVQFRFINDGAAQVAALMAGDVDAIPRFQAFESVEQFRRDPRFNVTVGGSNGKTIVSINHRRKPFNDVRVRRAMSHAIDRKAIIEGAMNGYGRPIGSHMVPSDLGYLDLTGVYPHNPEKARALLKEAGVSTPLNVTLTLPPPQYARRSGEVVAAQLAKVGIHAKIENVEWAQWLSGAFKGNFDLTIISHVEPLDIMIYTNPQYYFGYDSPGFRKLMEQYNASINPKQRLQLIGDAQRFLAEDAANLFMFELPQIVVSQKRLKGLWASSPIFVNDMASVSWQ